Proteins encoded together in one Vitis vinifera cultivar Pinot Noir 40024 chromosome 4, ASM3070453v1 window:
- the LOC104879155 gene encoding heavy metal-associated isoprenylated plant protein 43-like, which yields MAQRTVLKVDIWCPKCQKKLLQAVSGLEGVNTIDIDATKGLLTVTGEADPYEVIVRARKACKHAEVVTIGPPPAPEKKPEKEKPEKEKPDKKVPSSDNCRMCQRFAVIHLDQWDEPNVTCSIL from the exons ATGGCTCAGAGGACCGTCTTGAAGGTTGATATTTGGTGCCCAAAATGCCAGAAGAAGCTCCTCCAAGCAGTCTCCGGATTAGAAG GTGTGAATACAATTGACATTGACGCAACCAAAGGTTTATTGACAGTAACCGGTGAGGCAGACCCTTATGAAGTTATAGTTCGTGCTAGGAAGGCTTGCAAACACGCTGAAGTGGTGACTATTGGGCCTCCACCTGCTCCCGAAAAGAAGCCCGAAAAAGAGAAGCCCGAAAAAGAGAAGCCCGATAAAAAGGTCCCCTCGTCTGACAACTGCCGTATGTGTCAGCGTTTTGCTGTCATCCATTTAGACCAGTGGGACGAGCCCAATGTTACATGCTCTATCCTGTAA